The genome window CTCAGTTTGGACGAGGGGCTTTGATCAGCTGAACAGCTTCTTCAGCTCCGTGGCCTCGTCGGGCTTCATCTTGTTGCTGAGGATGAGCCGCAATTGCCGGCGGCGCAAGGCGCCATCGTAGCGGCGGCGCTCTTCATCGTTGGTGGGCTCGGCCTCGGGCACTTGCACGGGCCTTCCCGCATGATCCACCGCCACGAAGGTGTAGATGGCGCTGTTGCACGGGATCTTCTCCCCGGTCACCTGGTCCTCCACGGAAACATCGCTCCACACCTCCATGCTGCTGCCGAAGGCACGGCTCACGTGGCTGCGGATGGTGACGAAATCGCCGAGCTTGATGGGCCGATCGAAGCCCACGTGGTTCACGGCCACGGTGACCACGGTGCGCTTGCAGTGCCGGTGCGCGCTGATGGCGCAGCTGATGTCGAGCCATTGCAGCAGCCGCCCTCCGAAGAGGTTCCCGAGCGTATTGGTGTCGTTGGGCAGCACCACGTGCGTGGTCTCTGAGTAGCTGTCGCTGATGGGGCGTGATGCGCGGTTCATTCGGGCCTTCTGGATGCAAGCGGGGCCGAAGGTATTCGCGCGGGACGAGGTCGCTCAGGCTTGCTCATCCAACCGATCGCTCAGCGCTGCAGAACGAAGCGAGCGACCCGCGCGCCGGTCGGCGTTCCTAGCCTCAGCATGTATGCGCCGGGCGCTGCGTCGGGTGGCATCGTGATCGCGAAGCCTTCGCTCTGCCGCTGCACCTCGGCCGGTATGCTTCTGCCGGCATCGTCGACCAACATCACCGACAGCATGTGTTCCGTCTCGTTCAGGCGGATGAACACGCGTCCAGCGGACGGGGATGGGAAGCATAGGAGTCCTTCCGGCAGCGCTTGCGTTGCAGCGCTCACGTTGAAGTCCGGATCGAATCGGAACAGGAACGGATCAATGCCTTCGCTCTCCCAGAAGTCGGAGCGGCGCAGATCGCCTGCGAGCAGGACCGTATCTCCGGGCAGCACCGTGAGCACGGAGTTGCCGAACTTCACCATGGCGGTGTCGGCGATCGTGTACACGCCGCCGTCACCGAACGAACTTACGAGCGCGCCATCCGCACCGAACTTCAGCAGCGGTAGGGTGCCCCAGTACTCGTAGCACGATACGAGCAGTTCGTCCGTGCTGAGCAGGCCCATGCCCCGGCCCAGTTGGAAATCCGGGAGGGCATAGTATCCATTGTTGAACGAG of Flavobacteriales bacterium contains these proteins:
- a CDS encoding acyl-CoA thioesterase, translated to MNRASRPISDSYSETTHVVLPNDTNTLGNLFGGRLLQWLDISCAISAHRHCKRTVVTVAVNHVGFDRPIKLGDFVTIRSHVSRAFGSSMEVWSDVSVEDQVTGEKIPCNSAIYTFVAVDHAGRPVQVPEAEPTNDEERRRYDGALRRRQLRLILSNKMKPDEATELKKLFS